The following proteins come from a genomic window of Cydia pomonella isolate Wapato2018A chromosome 28, ilCydPomo1, whole genome shotgun sequence:
- the LOC133533102 gene encoding zinc finger protein 771-like isoform X1 translates to MEAVVMKTELSWDAPQPACPPDTHGHITEVPVVSSASVKQEPITQLHAVYLKEEVIDLQEDVKVKREGTEPQEDVEQDVMKQEPEWEETSKLSGLGVSQLLEFTDNMAVELEIEYEKQPAEAGGTGTTHPCGSETPDPCGSETVDTDTCKKRTAQEAKLDQELVVLRKDRARSVKQAREHTASTEANSYDCLMCTRTFKCLTTYKQHMTTMHTGEKPFACEWCNWRFDELNDFKRHLRTHKGQSQLGPTNHEGVYPYSCKLCHESFAEQSDLKNYEPTHMRIHGCDSCGSQVVKLYYLKRHLRTHTG, encoded by the exons ATGGAGGCAGTGGTCATGAAGACGGAGCTCTCATGGGATGCGCCGCAGCCCGCCTGTCCGCCGGACACACACG GGCACATCACAGAGGTACCCGTGGTCTCCAGTGCAAGTGTAAAGCAAGAACCTATTACCCAGCTACATGCTGTTTACTTGAAGGAGGAGGTCATTGACCTGCAAGAGGATGTTAAAGTGAAGCGAGAAGGTACTGAACCACAGGAGGATGTGGAACAGGATGTCATGAAACAGGAACCAGAATGGGAGGAGACAAGCAAGTTAAGCGGACTGGGAGTGTCGCAGCTTTTGGAGTTCACAGATAACA TGGCCGTCGAGCTGGAAATCGAGTACGAGAAGCAACCCGCTGAAGCTGGCGGGACCGGGACCACACATCCGTGTGGAAGTGAGACGCCAGATCCGTGTGGGAGTGAGACAGTAGATACAGATACATGTAAAAAACGGACTGCACAGGAGGCGAAACTAGATCAGG AGTTAGTCGTCCTGCGCAAGGACCGAGCGCGTTCCGTCAAGCAGGCGCGCGAACACACAGCGAGCACAGAAGCGAACAGTTACGACTGCCTCATGTGCACTAGAACCTTCAAGTGTTTAACTACTTACAAGCAACATATGACTACTATGCACACCGGTGAGAAACCCTTCGCCTGCGAATGGTGTAATTGGCGCTTCGACGAATTAAACGATTTTAAGAGACATTTGAGAACGCACAAGG gTCAGTCGCAACTAGGCCCTACGAATCACGAAGGAGTCTACCCATATTCGTGCAAATTGTGTCACGAAAGTTTTGCAGAACAGAGCGATTTAAAGAATTATGAGCCAACACACATGCGAATACATGGATGCGACTCTTGCGGGAGCCAAGTCGTCAAATTGTACTATTTAAAGAGACATTTAAGAACCCATACTGGATAA
- the LOC133533100 gene encoding zinc finger protein 497-like translates to MQVINLTDEVIDLSDEETHRTLEVVVKQNANDLQAPRQETTVNLQNATTKKESIDEQESDMKREVVGQVALKVVAELEVTGSEAEVGVWVMCSGRGEGGGPEGGLERGPDARREHGGGEEGGPERGPVASRERGGGEEGGPERGPVASRERGGGRELRGGPATARMPPGPTTQVAELAEQRPGTSGTDEEHTHTLRADDTQTHTPGTYVAHAPYPCTTCGKRFKAQIYLKKHLLLHTGAKPYTCITCKKAFPQSDQLIRHERIHTGQKPYACDVCTKAFAGWAALVKHRRIHDTTGVRKFSCITCKKQFRFRFELIRHERSHSDEKQYDCKLCNKAFKSHKQFRQHVCKGEFPHSCGLCTGAFSNRSSLKEHRQHAHAGRQPYYFCSKCKEPYSNLRFLARHEQTHSDNRLYRHACQQCTVTFATHASLQNHMQRHIQGNLNECKICGQQFEESSSLGDHEQTHNIEKSYTCGMCYEGFDSLKDFQNHARIHM, encoded by the exons ATGCAAGTTATCAACCTGACAGATGAGGTGATAGACCTGTCAGATGAGGAGACTCATCGGACGCTAGAGGTGGTTGTGAAGCAAAATGCCAATGACCTTCAGGCACCAAGGCAAGAGACAACTGTCAACCTACAG AATGCTACAACCAAAAAGGAGAGTATCGACGAGCAAGAATCTGACATGAAGCGCGAGGTGGTCGGTCAAGTCGCATTGAAGGTTGTAGCAGAGCTTGAGGTCACTGGCTCGGAGGCAGAGGTGGGCGTGTGGGTGATGTGCTCCGGGCGCGGGGAGGGGGGAGGGCCGGAGGGTGGGCTGGAGCGCGGCCCCGACGCCCGCAGGGAGCACGGGGGCGGGGAGGAGGGAGGGCCGGAGCGCGGCCCCGTTGCCAGCAGGGAGCGCGGGGGCGGGGAGGAGGGAGGGCCGGAGCGCGGCCCCGTCGCCAGCAGGGAGCGCGGGGGAGGGAGGGAGCTCAGGGGAGGCCCCGCGACCGCTAGGATGCCGCCGGGCCCCACCACACAAG TGGCCGAGCTCGCGGAGCAGCGGCCTGGCACGTCGGGGACAGATGAGGAACACACACATACACTGCGGGCAGAcgacacacagacacacacaccgGGGACATACGTGGCACACGCACCCTACCCCTGCACGACATGCGGAAAACGGTTCAAggcacaaatatatttaaagaaacACCTTCTCCTTCATACTGGAGCAAAACCTTACACCTGTATCACGTGTAAAAAGGCGTTTCCGCAAAGCGACCAATTAATAAGACACGAACGCATCCACACCGGTCAAAAACCGTACGCCTGCGATGTATGTACCAAAGCGTTTGCAGGTTGGGCTGCGTTAGTGAAACACCGACGGATTCACGATACCACCGGCGTAAGAAAATTCTCTTGTATTACGTGTAAGAAACAGTTTAGATTCCGGTTCGAATTAATTCGGCATGAACGGAGTCACTCTGATGAAAAGCAGTACGATTGCAAGTTGTGTAACAAAGCGTTTAAATCCCATAAACAGTTTCGTCAGCATGTATGCAAAGGAGAGTTCCCACATTCCTGTGGTCTTTGTACAGGCGCGTTTTCAAATAGAAGCAGCTTAAAGGAACACAGGCAACACGCTCACGCAGGTCGACAACCATATTACTTTTGCAGCAAATGTAAGGAGCCATATTCAAATTTGCGTTTTTTAGCCAGGCACGAACAGACTCACAGCGACAACCGGCTGTACAGGCACGCCTGCCAGCAATGTACGGTGACGTTCGCAACACACGCCAGTTTACAGAATCATATGCAACGACATATCCAGGGAAATCTAAACGAGTGCAAAATATGTGGGCAACAGTTTGAAGAATCGAGTAGTTTAGGAGACCACGAACAAACACACAACATTGAAAAGTCATACACCTGCGGAATGTGTTACGAGGGATTTGATTCTTTGAAAGACTTTCAAAATCACGCCCGAATccacatgtaa
- the LOC133533101 gene encoding zinc finger protein 679-like produces METVHVKVEQLWEEPGHHAVAEASPGPMKREPQQLPVIINVKQEVIDPQEDLQNIVEKVVVKEEPKDGSDSETLPQNLVFGENDIAEASPGPMKREPQQLPVIINVKQEVIDPQEDLQNIVEKVVVKEEPKDGSDSETLPQNLVFGENEASPGPMKREPQQLPVIINVKQEVIDPQEDLQNIVEKVLVKEEPKDDSDSETLPQVFVENLCVKVEGEYVKEDPEPSESETEPCGSEMAAAVDPKHNKKQPPYSKMRTRSRAANTNTEASGGPHSPDVCTESFECPSLLKLHMTHYTGNNSFACEMCQSKFANLTVLKIHLRSHTGEKPYKCKTCKKKFTQIGSLKKHERIHTGEKPYSCETCKKKFSQKTHLKTHERIHTGEKPFICESCNKKFGLLSTLKAHRRTHTGEKPYVCEICKKTFAKSNTLKTHERTHTGEKPYSCGICEKAFTALSILSKHKRIHSRTSKV; encoded by the exons ATGGAGACAGTGCATGTGAAAGTGGAACAGTTGTGGGAGGAGCCAGGGCACCATG CTGTTGCAGAGGCATCTCCAGGGCCCATGAAGCGAGAACCTCAGCAGCTACCGgttatcattaatgtcaaacAGGAGGTCATTGACCCACAAGAAGATTTGCAAAATATTGTGGAGAAGGTAGTTGTGAAAGAGGAACCCAAGGATGGCAGTGACAGTGAAACACTGCCACAAAATTTGGTGTTCGGTGAAAATG ATATTGCAGAGGCGTCTCCAGGGCCCATGAAGCGAGAGCCTCAACAGCTACCGgttatcattaatgtcaaacAGGAGGTCATTGACCCACAGGAAGATTTGCAAAATATTGTGGAGAAGGTAGTTGTGAAAGAGGAACCCAAGGATGGCAGTGACAGTGAAACACTGCCACAAAATTTGGTGTTCGGTGAAAATG AGGCGTCTCCAGGGCCCATGAAGCGAGAGCCTCAACAGCTACCGgttatcattaatgtcaaacAGGAGGTCATTGACCCACAGGAAGATTTGCAAAATATTGTGGAGAAGGTACTTGTGAAGGAGGAACCCAAGGATGACAGTGACAGTGAAACACTGCCACAAGTGTTTGTTGAAAATC TGTGCGTCAAGGTGGAGGGCGAGTACGTGAAGGAGGACCCCGAGCCCAGCGAGAGTGAGACAGAGCCGTGCGGGAGTGAGATGGCTGCGGCAGTCGACCCGAAACACAACAAAAAAC AGCCACCCTACTCGAAGATGAGGACTCGGTCGCGCGCTGCCAACACGAACACGGAGGCCAGCGGTGGGCCTCACTCGCCTGACGTCTGCACAGAGTCCTTCGAGTGCCCCAGCCTTTTAAAATTACACATGACACACTACACTGGAAACAACTCCTTTGCCTGCGAAATGTGCCAGTCGAAATTCGCGAATCTGACCGTTTTGAAGATACATTTAAGGTCACACACTGGTGAGAAGCCCTACAAGTGTAAAACCTGTAAAAAGAAATTCACACAAATAGGTTCTTTGAAGAAACACGAACGAATTCACACTGGTGAGAAGCCATACTCTTGTGAAACGTGCAAAAAGAAGTTTTCTCAAAAGACGCATTTGAAGACGCACGAGCGTATTCACACAGGTGAGAAGCCGTTTATCTGTGAATCATGTAATAAAAAGTTTGGGCTATTGAGTACTTTGAAAGCCCACCGAAGGACACACACTGGGGAAAAACCATACGTGTGCGAGATTTGTAAGAAAACGTTTGCGAAGTcgaatacattgaaaacacatGAGAGGACGCATACGGGAGAGAAGCCGTACTCTTGTGGAATTTGCGAGAAAGCGTTTACAGCGTTGAGTATTCTGAGTAAACATAAACGGATTCATTCAAGAACTAGCAAAGTTTGA
- the LOC133533102 gene encoding zinc finger protein 823-like isoform X2 — MEAVVMKTELSWDAPQPACPPDTHGHITEVPVVSSASVKQEPITQLHAVYLKEEVIDLQEDVKVKREGTEPQEDVEQDVMKQEPEWEETSKLSGLGVSQLLEFTDNMAVELEIEYEKQPAEAGGTGTTHPCGSETPDPCGSETVDTDTCKKRTAQEAKLDQELVVLRKDRARSVKQAREHTASTEANSYDCLMCTRTFKCLTTYKQHMTTMHTGQSQLGPTNHEGVYPYSCKLCHESFAEQSDLKNYEPTHMRIHGCDSCGSQVVKLYYLKRHLRTHTG, encoded by the exons ATGGAGGCAGTGGTCATGAAGACGGAGCTCTCATGGGATGCGCCGCAGCCCGCCTGTCCGCCGGACACACACG GGCACATCACAGAGGTACCCGTGGTCTCCAGTGCAAGTGTAAAGCAAGAACCTATTACCCAGCTACATGCTGTTTACTTGAAGGAGGAGGTCATTGACCTGCAAGAGGATGTTAAAGTGAAGCGAGAAGGTACTGAACCACAGGAGGATGTGGAACAGGATGTCATGAAACAGGAACCAGAATGGGAGGAGACAAGCAAGTTAAGCGGACTGGGAGTGTCGCAGCTTTTGGAGTTCACAGATAACA TGGCCGTCGAGCTGGAAATCGAGTACGAGAAGCAACCCGCTGAAGCTGGCGGGACCGGGACCACACATCCGTGTGGAAGTGAGACGCCAGATCCGTGTGGGAGTGAGACAGTAGATACAGATACATGTAAAAAACGGACTGCACAGGAGGCGAAACTAGATCAGG AGTTAGTCGTCCTGCGCAAGGACCGAGCGCGTTCCGTCAAGCAGGCGCGCGAACACACAGCGAGCACAGAAGCGAACAGTTACGACTGCCTCATGTGCACTAGAACCTTCAAGTGTTTAACTACTTACAAGCAACATATGACTACTATGCACACCG gTCAGTCGCAACTAGGCCCTACGAATCACGAAGGAGTCTACCCATATTCGTGCAAATTGTGTCACGAAAGTTTTGCAGAACAGAGCGATTTAAAGAATTATGAGCCAACACACATGCGAATACATGGATGCGACTCTTGCGGGAGCCAAGTCGTCAAATTGTACTATTTAAAGAGACATTTAAGAACCCATACTGGATAA